The following proteins are co-located in the Triticum aestivum cultivar Chinese Spring chromosome 1A, IWGSC CS RefSeq v2.1, whole genome shotgun sequence genome:
- the LOC123125947 gene encoding glutathione S-transferase U17, translating to MSSGKQETAAVRVLGRWPSPFVIRVLIALGLKGVDHELVEEAAGNKSELLLASNPVHKKIPVLLHHGRPVSESLIIVQYVDEAWASQAPALIPSDPYARAAERFWAQYVDDKFPTAIRVLRGRLDGDKEEAAAQVCAALQHLEVAFVECGQGKDYFGGDGVGYLDIALGSHLGWVRAVERIAEIRLLDAAKVPKLAAWADRFCAHPAVANAMPNVDRFVEFSVKNDGVLKAASANSK from the exons ATGTCGTCGGGGAagcaggagacggcggcggtgcGCGTGCTGGGCAGGTGGCCGAGCCCGTTCGTGATCCGGGTGCTGATAGCTCTTGGGCTCAAGGGCGTGGACCACGAGctcgtggaggaggcggcgggcaaCAAGAGCGAGCTGCTGCTCGCCTCCAACCCCGTGCACAAGAAGATCCCCGTGCTCCTGCACCACGGCAGGCCCGTCTCCGAGTCCCTCATCATCGTCCAGTACGTCGACGAGGCCTGGGCCTCCCAAGCCCCGGCGCTCATCCCGTCCGACCCCTACGCCCGCGCGGCCGAGCGGTTCTGGGCCCAGTACGTCGACGACAAG TTTCCTACGGCGATCCGGGTCCTGAGGGGAAGGCTGGACGGAGACAAGGAAGAAGCGGCGGCTCAGGTGTGCGCCGCTCTGCAGCACCTGGAGGTGGCCTTCGTCGAGTGCGGCCAAGGGAAGGATTActtcggcggcgacggcgtcggttACCTGGACATTGCTCTCGGGTCGCACCTCGGATGGGTCAGGGCGGTAGAGAGGATCGCTGAAATCAGGCTGCTCGACGCGGCCAAGGTTCCTAAGCTGGCGGCGTGGGCGGATCGGTTCTGCGCCCACCCGGCGGTGGCGAACGCCATGCCTAACGTGGACAGGTTCGTGGAGTTCAGCGTCAAGAATGACGGCGTTCTGAAGGCGGCTAGTGCTAATTCCAAGTGA